In Phalacrocorax aristotelis chromosome 11, bGulAri2.1, whole genome shotgun sequence, the DNA window AGGCCTGGAGAGCTGCCACACTCACGCCGCCCATCAGTGCAACACCAGGACGTTCACCTGTGAGTCACCCTTGGCACACACCAGCACAGGTACAGTGAAGGAGCAGAGAAATAATGAGGCACAGATTTGATTCTGCTCAGGATTAAAGAGCTTATATTCCAAGTGAAAAAATAAGTTACATAACAGTCCCCACACGCTCCACAAGCATCTTTGAGCGTGGGCTCTGCCTTTACCTCCACTTTTTATATTTCACACTTCGCAGTGGTATTTGCACACGTCATGCAGTGCTCCAAGGTAAAAATGCACTGGAATTATGTTAGTCCGAGACACTGACGACAAAGGTGCATTCTGTAATTTGCAGTATGGGCGACTCAGTAGAAGTCTACGAATAAAAACTGCACTGTTAAACTGGTTAAGGACAGCTCTCTCCATACATACACAGCAAAGACAAGACCTTGCTATATATATTTCTCAAgaataaatgcagttttcacactttttttttatacaaagtGTGACAAAtcctgttgtggttttttttttttccagaaataaaactttattttttattgtcattAATACCAACTTTACATACAGGTTTATTCCCTCAGACtgcatttcctttgctttttattattttattaaaaaaaaaaaggcatttttttccttcctcgGCCAAGAAGAATAAGGGaactataattttaaattatgtcaAATTCCTTCTCGTTGGACATGTGTTTTTGCTATTACAAAACTATTAAAATGTGAAGGAACAAGTAATATCAAAGACACATACAGTAACAGCACTACTGCTTTTGGGTTGTGCTAATATACTTGAACAGAACTTGGTCAGTTCTAAATGTCTAACaacattttagaaattatattAACAAAGTAAAAGACTTTAACGTTAATATAACCCAcaacaagaaaaatgcagcatctctttctttctttaattgaaTATCTAGGAAGCTCAGTCTCTGGTAAAATGGGACACCTGACCTCAGTTCGCTTGAGGCATAATAAGCTCGTAGTGCCCAACCTGGCCTTCTTGCTTCAGCTGGTCTAACAGATCTTCCTTGCGCCGCTTCCTGCTTACCACCAGGTATCTGTTGTGCCCCTGCCCGTGGGATTTACTTTTAAGACCATACTTTTGGGCAATCTGATGTATCTGCTTCCGCTCGTCCATGGTCAGTTCTCTGGAGAAAGTCAAGTCAATGTGACTTTCTGAGCGTGCATAGTTTCGAATGATCTCTTCGATATCTCTTTTGGCGATCTTGTTCGCTCTTTCCACGTCAAGCCCAAGTCCTTCCCTTTTAAACTGCTCCTTCACCGAAATAGGCTCCCTAATTCCTTCACCATCTTTCCCTAGGCCACCGCCTGTCCAGCCCATCTTTCTTAAAATTTGATTCCCAATGTTGTCTTCTTTGATCTTCTGTTTGAAAGCCTCTTCTGCTGATCGACCCCGAATCTCATTTCTGGAGATGACGTCTTCAACAGTGCCTTTCTTTAGGTTATTGACAACAGTTGGCTGAGTCTTTTTGAGGATTTTCACGGCTTCCTCTGCTGCCTCATGCTTGACAGATTTCTTCACTCCAACTGCTTCTGCGATGAATTCGTCTTCAAGCAGCACCTTGCACTTCCATCGCATGCCAGTCATCCTTTCAAAGACATACTCCACCGTCATCTTGTTGAACTGGGCGGTGTCGTTCAGCGTACACACCGGGTTACTGGAGTTCTCATAAACCACGAGGTCCTTCAGGTCCTTCTTCCTTCCAGAGCCCCGTGATGAGCAGCCCACTTTCTGAACCTGGGTCACTTTGATGGCTGCTATATTTGTCTGCAtcttctgcagaattttcagtGCCTCCTCAGCTGCCGCGTGCTTGCTGGTCTTTTTAGTGCCAAATCCCTCGGCTAGGCAGTGATCTTGTAGATACACTTGACAACGCCATGAGCGGTTGGGCATTAATTCATATTTATATTCAACAGACATTTTGTTGTATGAGGCAGAATTGTTAAGTATTCCTATTGCGTCACTGGCATTCTCCGTGAGGACAAAAGTAGTCCAGTGCTTGTTGGTGTTAGCGGAACCTTTCACGGCTTCAGCACCAGGCTGCATCGGGACGCAGTCTCTATTGGCAACTACAAACTCCTCATGAGGTTTGAGAGCAGGAGGGAAATCAGGGCGACTCACGCCTGCCTCGCACACCACCAAGTCTTCGTGATAGGTGTGCTTGAACTTCCGCTGAACAACTCTCACTTCCACAGGCTTCTTCAGCAGCTTGACTGCCAGCTCCGCGGCTCGATCCCTGGATCCATTTTTGCTGCCGGCATAACCTGTGGTCAGGTAAACATTCTGACATCGCACTTCACAAGCGAAGCCATCTGTTAGGAGCTTCTTGCTCTTGGGGAGGTCAGCAGGGGCGATTTCTTTTAGAGGAACATAAATATATTCAGGATTTGTCTTGCATGCCTGAATAGAACGTGTCAAAAGATACGTATAGTTAATTTTATCAGTCCCAGTGTTTGCATCTGGGTTAGCAAGATTTTTCCAGACAGCTGCTGACAGTTTCTCAATAAAACTCTGCTTCAGCATTATAGCTGACGGAGGGAAAGTCTCTGATGAAGACTGGACAGttgaaggagaaacagaaacctGCAATGCACTGCTTGTGGTAGAGTCCATACTATTCACAgccttggctgctgct includes these proteins:
- the NKRF gene encoding NF-kappa-B-repressing factor: MPPPPEPEPVPESVLEQWRQYNETERQWGLRRRFILRHLHGYPGAAIDQLLSLSVLWTNHVFMGCRYGLQVMEKVLKMAEGIDIGEMRTYELVPSRKLKRCHSPSDSPELEEIPEPPKKMVPRFRVRPRFEPIHFVTSAEKDGKKEDPLDNQMQEVNQEANTNSIAQPAENCTNSFVNAREVDPQLSNSAGLGFAGQAAAAKAVNSMDSTTSSALQVSVSPSTVQSSSETFPPSAIMLKQSFIEKLSAAVWKNLANPDANTGTDKINYTYLLTRSIQACKTNPEYIYVPLKEIAPADLPKSKKLLTDGFACEVRCQNVYLTTGYAGSKNGSRDRAAELAVKLLKKPVEVRVVQRKFKHTYHEDLVVCEAGVSRPDFPPALKPHEEFVVANRDCVPMQPGAEAVKGSANTNKHWTTFVLTENASDAIGILNNSASYNKMSVEYKYELMPNRSWRCQVYLQDHCLAEGFGTKKTSKHAAAEEALKILQKMQTNIAAIKVTQVQKVGCSSRGSGRKKDLKDLVVYENSSNPVCTLNDTAQFNKMTVEYVFERMTGMRWKCKVLLEDEFIAEAVGVKKSVKHEAAEEAVKILKKTQPTVVNNLKKGTVEDVISRNEIRGRSAEEAFKQKIKEDNIGNQILRKMGWTGGGLGKDGEGIREPISVKEQFKREGLGLDVERANKIAKRDIEEIIRNYARSESHIDLTFSRELTMDERKQIHQIAQKYGLKSKSHGQGHNRYLVVSRKRRKEDLLDQLKQEGQVGHYELIMPQAN